Genomic DNA from uncultured Acetobacterium sp.:
TGAGCGGCTTTTTTCGCCCGGGAAAATTTAGCTTATCGAACCACATAACCCCGCCCCCGAACAGTTTGGATATACTTTTCATCAAAATCCCGATCTATTTTGTCCCGCAGATATTTAATGTATACATCGACAATATTATCGCCGCCATCATAATCAAATCCCCATACTTTGTCTAAAATCTGTTCCCGGGATTGAACCAGATCGTGGTTGAGAACAAGATAGTAAAATAAATCAAATTCGGTACGAGAAAGGGTGATTTCCTGAGACTGTCGCTTGACGCTAAAGGCATCTAGGTCGATTTCAATATCTTTAAAGACCAGATGGGTATTTAAAGACGCTTCCGGCATATTTTTTCGTATATTGGCTTTGATCCGGGCTAACAGTTCATCAAAATTAAACGGCTTGGTGACATAATCATCAGCACCCAGTTCAAAACCAGTTACCACATCGCTGGTATCGTCTTTTGCGGTTAACAGAATAATGGGCAGATGATGATTTTGCGCTTTAATGTATTTAAGAACATCGTAACCAGAGACTTCTGGGAGCATGATATCAAGTAAAACGAGATCAAAAGCCGGATTTTGATTATAGGCTTCAATGCCTTCCCGACCAGTAAACGCTTTAACCGTTTCAAAACCAGCATGCTTTAATTGAAGCTCAATAATTCGTGATATTTTCTTATCATCTTCGATAATGAGTATTTCTTTCATAGGAACCTCCAAATTACTAAAATGATATAGGTGATTTTGCAGTTCATAAACATCGAACAATGTTTGCTTTACGCTCAGTTTCCACAAACAATTTCGTAACGTGTAGTCGAACAGGCGGTAGCCTGTACGCCGTACAGTGTAGAAATTGTTTCGTGCGAAACTGAGCGTAAAGCTCACGGCACTTTCGTAATTACCTGATAAGAATAATACCATATTTTTCTTGTTTTATATAGCTTTAAGATTTTGGCACTATAATTAGACTGTTAACTTATAATCAA
This window encodes:
- a CDS encoding response regulator transcription factor — its product is MKEILIIEDDKKISRIIELQLKHAGFETVKAFTGREGIEAYNQNPAFDLVLLDIMLPEVSGYDVLKYIKAQNHHLPIILLTAKDDTSDVVTGFELGADDYVTKPFNFDELLARIKANIRKNMPEASLNTHLVFKDIEIDLDAFSVKRQSQEITLSRTEFDLFYYLVLNHDLVQSREQILDKVWGFDYDGGDNIVDVYIKYLRDKIDRDFDEKYIQTVRGRGYVVR